Proteins from one Desulfonema limicola genomic window:
- a CDS encoding tetratricopeptide repeat protein → MFFKIIYLFMIFSININFLYLAPSMAATIKQGQEIKKIYQPEQITSELDPVLYMCISNDSKKIVYSSGTEGNTDLWIKYLDPSKITPPEKLTDHPLDEISPVFSPDNRFIAYTGTSYDVKGDIFLLDLENKNQKPLRLTGKETEDGSPCFSRQGNILYFHQKGKDDYHHRLVSIDLNDKAYKVKLLNINRDSAFPAVSPDGLKIAFVSYQDDPAGDIFVMDLNTEKIVRLTCEPYMDFMPAWSYDGKYLYFSSIRTDTDKNKIIDTRDNSSIYRIEADKINQASNPFAFPLTSSSYPALSPCLSKSRLFFLSEKSGKTNCMALPVQGEIGVCRSASDQVNLSRSIAEKIPYDPYLTILAWYRVLENFNNDPNAGAVAGYEISRIYQDMGDMENALHGFNIVTDMYGSVQPYAGFSLIHQTVINTNYQINNTLSPDNKQKILAQSLGQIKQLSEIKAGNIDKTNQIKAAAMIMYAKLLHEQGRDSGSINKALKTLEDIIKIKPLDQKLAAEAMLLKADILNQAGFGHQVLPAYMQVIKTYPKGGKWTDKAVEQIINLSLNQGLSSRENEIYNEKIKALRKIAGENKDQYPVLAMGALNRIGDIYYKNNEWAMAKNAYQQVIESFSSARIQKAKAVFSLAEILYKQEQFRQALDLYESDINESSMGQGAYDDNLYRLARKAYIKNLLVQGNFFIR, encoded by the coding sequence ATGTTTTTTAAGATAATTTATCTTTTTATGATTTTTTCTATTAATATCAATTTTTTGTACTTAGCTCCCTCTATGGCAGCTACTATAAAACAAGGGCAGGAAATTAAAAAAATTTATCAGCCTGAACAGATCACATCTGAATTAGATCCTGTTTTATATATGTGTATATCTAATGACAGTAAAAAAATAGTTTATTCATCTGGTACAGAGGGAAATACTGATTTATGGATAAAATATCTTGATCCATCTAAAATAACGCCCCCTGAAAAGCTGACTGACCATCCTTTGGATGAAATATCCCCTGTATTTTCTCCTGATAATAGATTTATTGCCTATACAGGCACATCATATGATGTAAAAGGAGATATATTTCTTCTTGATCTTGAAAATAAAAATCAAAAACCTCTGCGTCTTACAGGAAAAGAAACTGAAGACGGATCACCCTGTTTTTCCAGGCAGGGAAATATCCTTTATTTTCATCAAAAAGGAAAGGATGATTATCATCACCGTCTGGTTTCAATTGATTTAAATGATAAAGCCTATAAGGTAAAATTATTGAATATCAACCGTGACAGTGCATTTCCAGCAGTGTCTCCTGATGGTTTAAAGATTGCTTTTGTATCTTATCAGGATGATCCGGCTGGAGATATATTTGTCATGGATTTAAATACTGAAAAAATTGTCAGACTGACCTGTGAGCCATATATGGATTTTATGCCTGCCTGGTCTTATGATGGGAAATATCTATATTTTTCAAGCATAAGAACAGATACAGATAAAAACAAAATAATAGACACCAGGGATAATTCCTCAATATATAGAATTGAAGCTGATAAAATAAACCAGGCATCAAACCCCTTTGCGTTTCCCTTAACCTCATCAAGTTATCCTGCTTTAAGCCCGTGTCTCAGCAAATCAAGATTATTTTTTCTGTCTGAAAAATCAGGAAAAACCAATTGCATGGCCCTGCCTGTTCAAGGAGAGATTGGAGTTTGCAGGAGTGCATCAGACCAGGTTAATTTATCCAGGTCAATTGCTGAAAAAATTCCATATGATCCTTATTTAACAATACTTGCATGGTACAGGGTTTTGGAAAATTTTAACAATGATCCAAATGCAGGGGCAGTGGCAGGTTATGAAATCAGCAGGATTTACCAGGATATGGGAGATATGGAAAATGCTCTGCATGGTTTTAATATTGTTACTGACATGTATGGAAGTGTTCAGCCTTATGCTGGTTTTTCACTTATCCACCAGACAGTAATTAATACAAATTATCAAATCAATAATACACTTTCTCCTGATAATAAACAAAAAATCCTTGCCCAGTCCCTGGGGCAGATAAAGCAGCTATCTGAAATAAAAGCAGGAAATATTGACAAGACAAACCAGATCAAAGCAGCTGCAATGATAATGTATGCAAAACTTCTGCATGAACAAGGCAGGGATTCAGGCTCTATTAACAAGGCATTAAAAACATTAGAAGATATTATAAAAATAAAACCTCTGGATCAAAAACTGGCAGCAGAAGCAATGTTATTAAAAGCTGATATTTTAAATCAGGCAGGATTTGGACACCAGGTTTTACCGGCATATATGCAGGTAATAAAAACTTATCCTAAGGGCGGTAAATGGACTGACAAGGCAGTTGAACAAATCATTAATCTATCATTAAACCAGGGATTATCCAGCCGTGAAAATGAAATCTATAATGAAAAAATAAAAGCTCTGCGCAAAATTGCCGGGGAAAACAAAGACCAGTATCCGGTTCTTGCAATGGGAGCATTAAACAGGATAGGTGATATTTATTATAAAAATAATGAATGGGCAATGGCTAAAAATGCTTATCAACAGGTAATAGAATCTTTTTCATCTGCCAGGATACAAAAAGCAAAAGCAGTTTTTTCCCTTGCTGAAATTTTATATAAACAGGAACAATTCCGCCAGGCTCTTGATTTGTATGAATCAGATATCAATGAATCATCAATGGGACAAGGGGCCTATGATGATAATCTTTACAGGCTTGCCCGAAAAGCTTATATAAAAAATCTATTGGTGCAGGGGAATTTCTTTATAAGGTGA
- a CDS encoding methyl-accepting chemotaxis protein, with amino-acid sequence MKNMKLGTKIMGITIILLLLMIISSFYSIMKFVHMGKEIQAIAEIYIPLSEFINEVRVDYLEQNHWLERAMRFSSRIKDNDENKNAVKNFQESVQEFNNNTLLIKDKIKKGLFLAEKAMQTSHETFLIEDFRKIIEHFGLIEKQHALYTKEINQVFDLLKKDMLEQAEHAAEQLEINEKKFSTELNTFAEHIEELAVKSAIDAEQDEKKALNIIIIITCMSIAAGLIMSLLLTKKITKSLDQVIQGLAEGSEHIVSAANQVSSSSQTLAQGASHQAASVEETSSSLEELTSMTRQNTSNAKQVKNSQTQAYASLQTASQSMDETGEAMESIKARGEEIGNIIKSIDEIAFQTNLLALNAAVEAARAGTAGAGFAVVAEEVRNLALRAGDASKNTQNLIQKTVDEIRSGSDLVEKTRQAFDITVHHNKKVAELIDEIASASEQQSQGIEQIGRAVSIMEDITQQNAATAQESASASEELNAQAEQLKALADELVCTGGRGVCEADVKDF; translated from the coding sequence ATGAAAAATATGAAACTGGGAACAAAGATTATGGGTATTACAATAATTCTTTTATTGCTTATGATAATATCAAGCTTTTACAGCATTATGAAGTTTGTTCATATGGGAAAAGAAATACAGGCAATTGCTGAAATTTATATACCTTTGTCCGAATTTATAAATGAAGTCAGGGTGGATTACCTGGAACAAAACCACTGGCTGGAAAGAGCAATGAGGTTTTCCAGCAGAATTAAAGATAATGATGAAAATAAAAATGCAGTCAAGAATTTTCAGGAATCTGTTCAAGAATTTAATAATAATACCCTGTTAATTAAGGATAAAATAAAAAAAGGGCTGTTCCTTGCTGAAAAGGCAATGCAGACAAGCCATGAAACCTTTTTAATAGAAGATTTTAGAAAAATTATAGAACATTTTGGTCTTATAGAAAAACAGCACGCACTTTATACCAAAGAAATAAATCAAGTATTTGATCTGCTTAAAAAAGATATGCTCGAACAGGCAGAACATGCTGCTGAACAACTTGAAATAAATGAAAAAAAATTCAGCACCGAACTGAATACCTTTGCAGAACATATAGAAGAATTAGCTGTAAAATCAGCCATTGATGCAGAACAAGATGAAAAAAAAGCTCTGAATATCATCATAATCATAACCTGCATGTCAATTGCTGCCGGCCTGATTATGAGTTTATTGCTCACAAAAAAAATTACAAAATCCCTGGATCAGGTCATTCAGGGACTTGCCGAAGGTTCAGAGCATATCGTATCTGCTGCAAACCAGGTATCTTCTTCAAGCCAGACCCTTGCACAAGGAGCTTCTCACCAGGCTGCATCTGTTGAAGAAACATCATCTTCCCTTGAAGAACTTACTTCAATGACCCGTCAGAATACCAGTAATGCAAAACAGGTCAAAAATTCACAAACTCAAGCATATGCAAGCCTCCAGACTGCCAGCCAGTCAATGGATGAAACAGGTGAAGCCATGGAAAGCATTAAGGCAAGGGGTGAAGAAATTGGAAATATTATTAAATCCATTGATGAAATAGCATTTCAGACCAACCTCCTGGCGTTAAATGCTGCTGTTGAAGCTGCCAGGGCAGGTACAGCAGGTGCAGGATTTGCCGTAGTAGCTGAGGAGGTCAGAAACCTTGCACTCAGGGCAGGCGATGCGTCCAAAAACACCCAGAACCTTATCCAGAAAACAGTTGATGAAATTAGATCAGGTTCTGATTTAGTGGAAAAAACCCGTCAAGCCTTTGACATAACAGTTCATCATAACAAAAAGGTTGCAGAACTTATTGATGAAATTGCATCAGCTTCAGAACAGCAGAGCCAGGGTATTGAACAAATAGGAAGGGCTGTTTCCATTATGGAGGATATAACCCAGCAGAATGCAGCTACTGCCCAGGAATCTGCATCAGCTTCAGAAGAATTAAATGCCCAGGCAGAACAGTTAAAAGCACTGGCAGATGAACTGGTCTGTACAGGAGGAAGAGGCGTATGTGAAGCTGATGTTAAGGATTTTTAA
- the cheB gene encoding chemotaxis-specific protein-glutamate methyltransferase CheB, producing MKPIRVLIVDDSIFAREFIADLLSNDKDIQIAGHAGNGYEAIQKAAKLKPDIITMDIDMPAMDGLESIKHIMQSNAVPILVVTSKTDIDTAYHAISNGALEIVEKPGYDTGDYYEFINKIKLLSKVRVIPNIHYAKKPVITHSALKDKTRGSDKIIAIASSTGGPRALSLLLTALPPDFEPPVVIAQHIADDFAEGMAQWLDKVVKLKVRIGKPGDIIKPGNIYLSQSEKHMKIDTRKRIALQDRSPQDIYFPSGNVLLSSAGRVYKKDCIGIILTGMGDDGTAGIRTIKESGGTTIAQDENSSVIFGMPKKAIESGFIDKVLPIDKIAQEILCLVKN from the coding sequence ATGAAACCAATCAGGGTCTTGATAGTTGATGATAGTATTTTTGCAAGAGAATTCATAGCTGACCTCTTGTCTAATGATAAAGATATTCAGATTGCAGGCCATGCCGGCAATGGTTATGAAGCCATACAAAAGGCTGCGAAATTAAAACCTGATATTATTACAATGGATATTGACATGCCTGCTATGGACGGGCTTGAATCTATAAAGCATATTATGCAGTCAAATGCAGTTCCCATACTTGTAGTAACATCAAAAACTGATATTGATACAGCGTACCACGCAATATCAAACGGGGCTTTGGAGATTGTTGAAAAACCAGGTTATGATACTGGTGATTATTATGAATTTATTAACAAAATAAAACTTTTATCAAAGGTCAGGGTTATCCCGAATATCCACTATGCCAAAAAACCAGTTATTACCCATTCAGCATTAAAAGATAAAACCAGGGGTTCCGATAAAATCATTGCCATTGCATCATCAACAGGGGGACCAAGAGCGCTTTCACTGCTTTTAACAGCCCTGCCTCCAGATTTTGAACCGCCTGTTGTCATTGCCCAGCATATTGCCGATGATTTTGCTGAAGGAATGGCCCAGTGGCTTGACAAAGTTGTTAAACTTAAAGTCAGGATAGGTAAACCAGGAGATATTATAAAACCTGGAAATATCTATCTATCCCAATCTGAAAAACATATGAAAATAGATACGCGAAAGAGGATTGCACTGCAAGACAGAAGCCCTCAGGACATATATTTCCCATCTGGCAATGTTCTTTTATCTTCTGCAGGCAGGGTTTACAAAAAAGACTGCATAGGAATTATACTGACCGGTATGGGAGATGACGGCACTGCCGGCATACGGACAATAAAAGAATCAGGCGGCACAACCATTGCACAGGATGAAAATTCATCTGTAATATTTGGAATGCCCAAAAAAGCCATAGAAAGCGGATTTATTGATAAGGTACTTCCTATTGATAAGATAGCCCAGGAAATTTTATGTTTGGTAAAAAATTAG
- a CDS encoding CheR family methyltransferase, with translation MFGKKLDNQNIFIMNRNIKPFTDLIKQRTGLAIEKLCKDTVNEKINDLMQLIHLDSDAEYLQLLINDENEFLKFLNMLTINETYFFREDEYIKIFANHLIPELLEQRNNTRKIRILSAGCSTGEEPYSLALALMEKFGPAYYNFFSITGIDIDNDAINIAKKGIYREKAFRTTDLYFKKSYFEKTDNKEYKINDYINKNVKFMTFNLLSDTYPDVLQNMDIIFYRNVSIYFEKDIQKKIFIKLSDILNPNGYLIVSSTETLTHSFDNILSLIKINDFFLFYKGKKVPENQSLTDSALSLLKQSTAAQETVKIKPENTGDLFDEALLWAKKKEYNKALDIIKKIIINTPDCIQGYMLHAGILINLNKFENAKEICLNILQSDTLSMEPYLLLGIIAKLENDFEHALKRFREALYINSYTWVSYFYMAEIYQKQEKFDLALQKYNNVIKLLEQKHFDNHGLTFFPFSFSEENLMHMCQYNIKQLEQLL, from the coding sequence ATGTTTGGTAAAAAATTAGATAATCAAAATATTTTCATCATGAACCGGAACATAAAGCCTTTTACCGATTTAATAAAACAGCGTACAGGGCTTGCAATAGAAAAACTTTGCAAAGACACTGTGAATGAAAAGATTAATGATCTTATGCAGCTCATTCATCTGGATTCAGATGCTGAATATTTACAGCTTCTTATCAATGATGAAAATGAATTTTTAAAATTTTTGAATATGCTTACCATTAATGAAACCTATTTTTTCAGAGAAGATGAGTATATAAAGATATTTGCAAATCATCTTATACCTGAACTGCTTGAACAAAGAAATAATACCAGGAAAATAAGAATCTTAAGCGCAGGATGTTCCACAGGTGAAGAACCCTATTCACTGGCTTTGGCACTTATGGAAAAATTCGGGCCCGCATATTATAATTTTTTTTCAATAACAGGAATCGACATAGATAATGATGCCATAAACATTGCAAAAAAAGGCATTTATAGAGAAAAAGCCTTTAGAACAACTGATCTTTATTTTAAAAAATCATATTTTGAAAAAACAGATAACAAAGAATATAAAATAAATGATTATATAAACAAGAATGTTAAATTTATGACATTTAACCTCTTGAGTGATACTTATCCTGATGTATTGCAAAACATGGATATTATCTTTTATCGTAATGTATCCATATATTTTGAAAAAGATATTCAAAAAAAAATTTTTATAAAATTATCTGACATATTAAACCCAAACGGGTATCTAATAGTCAGTTCCACGGAAACCCTTACACACAGTTTTGATAACATTTTGTCTTTAATCAAAATTAATGATTTTTTTCTTTTTTATAAAGGCAAAAAAGTCCCTGAAAACCAATCTTTAACAGATTCAGCATTATCCCTGTTAAAACAAAGTACAGCAGCACAAGAGACTGTAAAAATTAAACCTGAAAATACTGGAGATCTTTTTGATGAAGCATTATTATGGGCAAAAAAAAAAGAATACAATAAAGCCCTTGATATTATTAAAAAAATTATAATTAATACCCCTGACTGCATACAGGGTTATATGCTTCATGCCGGTATCCTTATTAATCTTAATAAATTTGAAAATGCAAAAGAAATATGCCTTAATATCCTTCAATCAGATACTTTATCTATGGAACCCTATCTTCTTTTAGGGATAATTGCCAAACTTGAAAATGATTTTGAACATGCTTTAAAACGATTCAGAGAAGCCCTTTATATAAATTCTTATACATGGGTTTCATATTTTTATATGGCTGAAATATATCAAAAACAAGAAAAATTTGATCTTGCACTTCAAAAATATAATAATGTAATAAAACTTTTGGAGCAAAAACATTTTGATAATCATGGACTGACTTTTTTTCCTTTTTCTTTTTCAGAGGAAAATCTTATGCACATGTGCCAGTATAATATAAAACAATTGGAACAACTGCTTTAA
- a CDS encoding hybrid sensor histidine kinase/response regulator: protein MMKLIPVSELSHKIEDVLDSVRQKKIKPTKQVSELLFRGIDTIETMLESLSAGNELEDIPEKLCQELYKAAQGEIIGEIIEKDEPVIQEPLNKKKETEPQPASLQANIASASFQAEEDIKKTETRTQKTKTDSKTEPKPEPSPGQPPQKPEEKHISQSETLRINANKLDELIKLMGEIVSGHSRSRLRILEIKDITDLSKKNMEMVSSVKALENLSDTQKKEFVKSSAELYLKIKKLNSIFKEDVSIQGLLTSDLQDRSLEMRMVPLSIIFDSFHRTVRYISRMSEKHIDLIIEGGETELDKKIMEQIGDPLIHMIRNSIDHGIEKPEERIKAGKPETGTIKISAGYEGGNVLIVLSDDGAGISITKIKEKVIKKKIFTLPELESIPDSEIINLIFSPGFSSADIITDLSGRGVGMDVVKKNLIENLKGAIQIETKQGRGTKFYIRLPMTMAIIHVLFITVSNMTFAIPANFIDEIIRTSETKLINIMNKKAIRLREQIIPVIHLNDILKIKNDLPEQKDINKTQESYDIPELLILITSVGNEKLGVIINSLLDEEDMVIKPLPAHMKNIPYVSGGIISGNNEIFNVLHMPKIVEAAKEIHSLTGLEPENLTEKTPKHILVVDDSVSTREIEKSILESYGYFVSLASDGVEAFEKTKAFQFDLIITDVEMPNLDGFSLTEKLRQDELYKNTPIILITSLDKEEDKKKGILAGADAYIVKGDFEQSALLETVRNLVG, encoded by the coding sequence ATGATGAAACTTATCCCTGTCAGTGAGCTTTCGCATAAAATTGAAGATGTTTTAGATTCTGTCAGACAAAAAAAAATTAAACCAACAAAACAGGTTTCAGAGCTTCTTTTCAGGGGAATAGATACAATTGAAACCATGCTGGAAAGTTTATCAGCAGGCAATGAGCTGGAAGATATTCCTGAAAAACTCTGCCAGGAATTATACAAAGCTGCCCAAGGTGAAATAATTGGAGAAATCATTGAAAAAGATGAACCAGTTATACAAGAACCCTTAAATAAAAAAAAAGAAACAGAACCTCAACCTGCATCACTCCAAGCAAATATTGCATCTGCTTCTTTTCAGGCAGAAGAAGATATAAAAAAAACTGAAACCAGAACCCAAAAAACCAAGACAGATTCTAAGACAGAACCTAAACCAGAACCCAGTCCTGGACAACCCCCTCAAAAACCTGAAGAAAAACATATCAGCCAGTCTGAAACATTAAGAATCAATGCAAATAAACTTGATGAATTAATAAAATTAATGGGCGAGATTGTTTCAGGCCACAGCAGATCAAGACTGAGAATTCTTGAAATTAAAGATATTACAGATTTATCAAAAAAAAATATGGAAATGGTGTCTTCTGTTAAAGCACTGGAAAATTTATCAGATACCCAGAAAAAAGAATTTGTAAAATCATCAGCAGAACTTTATCTTAAAATAAAAAAACTAAACAGCATTTTTAAAGAAGATGTAAGCATTCAAGGACTTTTAACAAGTGATTTGCAGGACAGATCTCTTGAAATGAGAATGGTTCCCCTGTCAATCATATTTGACTCTTTTCACAGAACAGTCAGGTATATCTCAAGAATGTCTGAAAAACATATTGATCTTATTATTGAAGGAGGAGAAACAGAGCTTGATAAAAAAATAATGGAACAGATAGGCGACCCCCTTATCCACATGATAAGAAACAGTATAGATCACGGGATTGAAAAACCTGAAGAACGGATAAAAGCAGGCAAGCCTGAAACTGGAACCATAAAAATCAGTGCCGGATATGAAGGCGGAAATGTATTAATAGTTTTAAGTGATGATGGAGCAGGCATTTCCATTACAAAAATCAAAGAAAAGGTTATTAAGAAAAAAATATTCACCCTGCCGGAGCTTGAAAGTATTCCAGATTCAGAAATAATAAACCTGATTTTCAGCCCGGGATTCAGTTCAGCAGATATTATAACAGACCTTTCAGGCAGAGGTGTTGGAATGGATGTTGTAAAAAAAAATCTAATCGAAAACCTTAAAGGAGCAATTCAGATTGAAACAAAACAGGGCAGAGGTACTAAATTTTATATAAGACTTCCTATGACAATGGCAATTATTCATGTATTATTTATCACTGTTTCCAATATGACCTTTGCTATTCCTGCAAACTTTATTGATGAAATCATCAGAACCAGTGAAACAAAGCTTATCAATATTATGAATAAAAAAGCAATAAGGCTGCGTGAGCAGATCATTCCTGTTATTCATTTAAACGATATTCTAAAAATCAAAAATGATCTGCCGGAACAAAAAGATATAAACAAAACTCAAGAATCTTATGATATACCAGAACTTCTTATTCTTATAACCTCGGTTGGCAATGAAAAACTGGGGGTAATTATCAATTCTTTGCTTGATGAAGAAGATATGGTAATAAAACCTCTGCCTGCACATATGAAAAACATTCCATATGTTTCAGGAGGCATAATCTCAGGCAATAATGAAATTTTTAATGTACTGCACATGCCAAAAATCGTTGAAGCTGCAAAAGAGATTCATAGCTTAACAGGACTAGAACCAGAAAATCTGACTGAGAAAACACCAAAACATATCCTGGTAGTTGATGATTCTGTAAGTACAAGGGAGATTGAAAAAAGTATTCTTGAATCATATGGATATTTTGTAAGCCTGGCATCAGATGGTGTAGAGGCTTTTGAAAAAACAAAAGCATTCCAGTTTGATTTAATAATAACAGATGTTGAAATGCCGAATTTAGATGGTTTTTCTCTTACTGAAAAACTGAGACAAGATGAATTATATAAAAATACGCCCATAATCCTTATAACGTCTTTAGATAAGGAAGAAGATAAAAAAAAGGGAATACTTGCAGGTGCAGACGCTTATATAGTAAAAGGTGATTTTGAACAGTCTGCCTTGCTGGAAACAGTGCGTAACCTGGTGGGCTGA
- a CDS encoding hybrid sensor histidine kinase/response regulator, whose protein sequence is MFNDLKILVVDDDNFVKAILTEILESEGCIVKTAEHGIDGLEKYAENPDIDLIISDMNMPEMDGLSLIKELRARQADVPIIILTVNTEIDVALNAIRHGANDYLLKDENIQDTILISVERVIEKYQLKKQNLMLMADLEQKNSELEKSNQELIELNIQKNKFLGIAAHDLRGPLSGIIGMSELLMDPEFGTMNEEQIQYLNMIYTVSNGMINLLDDLLDVSIIESGRLETVFEKNNLKNLLDERIKLFRFAAEKKNIKIFSDFAQVPEIMFDNKRIAQVIDNLMTNAIKFSPQNSNIYVSLLQENDMIKVSVRDQGPGISEQDQSRLFGEFQKLSARPTGGETSTGLGLAIVKKIIDSHHGISEVHSTIGQGAEFSFKIPMNIKNI, encoded by the coding sequence ATGTTTAATGACCTTAAAATTCTTGTTGTTGATGATGATAACTTTGTAAAAGCAATTTTAACTGAAATCCTGGAATCTGAGGGCTGTATAGTTAAAACTGCTGAACACGGAATTGACGGCCTTGAAAAATATGCTGAGAACCCTGATATAGATTTGATTATATCAGACATGAACATGCCTGAAATGGATGGTCTGTCTTTAATAAAGGAACTGCGCGCCAGGCAGGCAGATGTTCCTATAATTATTTTAACAGTAAACACTGAAATTGACGTAGCTCTTAATGCTATCCGCCATGGTGCAAATGATTATCTTTTAAAAGATGAAAATATTCAGGATACAATATTAATATCTGTTGAAAGGGTTATTGAAAAATATCAGTTAAAAAAACAAAATCTTATGCTTATGGCTGACCTTGAGCAGAAAAACAGCGAGCTTGAAAAATCAAACCAGGAACTTATTGAATTAAATATCCAGAAAAACAAATTCTTAGGTATTGCAGCCCATGATTTAAGGGGGCCTTTATCAGGTATTATCGGTATGAGCGAACTGCTTATGGATCCTGAATTTGGAACAATGAATGAAGAACAGATTCAATATCTTAACATGATTTATACTGTTTCAAATGGTATGATAAATCTTCTGGATGACCTGCTTGATGTTTCAATAATTGAAAGCGGCAGGCTGGAAACAGTATTTGAAAAAAATAATCTTAAAAACCTTTTGGATGAGCGCATAAAATTATTTAGATTTGCTGCTGAGAAAAAAAATATAAAAATTTTTTCTGATTTTGCACAAGTACCTGAAATAATGTTTGATAATAAAAGAATTGCCCAGGTTATAGACAATCTTATGACCAATGCTATAAAATTTTCTCCTCAAAATTCCAATATCTATGTTTCCTTATTACAGGAAAACGATATGATTAAGGTAAGTGTCAGAGATCAGGGTCCTGGAATTTCTGAGCAGGATCAATCCAGGTTATTTGGAGAATTTCAAAAACTCAGTGCAAGACCCACAGGCGGGGAAACCAGCACCGGACTCGGTCTTGCAATTGTTAAAAAAATAATAGACAGTCATCATGGAATTTCAGAAGTACACAGTACAATAGGCCAGGGAGCTGAGTTCAGCTTTAAAATTCCAATGAACATAAAAAATATATAG
- a CDS encoding chemotaxis protein CheW, which yields MSDKKNKTEQILEQIKKQRSRSRVIAAEEERIELVIFSLAKDYYAFYGTNVKEILPYEKITYVPGCPDFITGIINIRGDIESVISIHKLMGIPEKKPDKNFRIIMGVHQDILSGILVDSVEDVIEVPLTYIKHPISTLDKKIKDFTVGGEMIYENKYVNILDIGKLFSILIQ from the coding sequence TTGTCTGATAAAAAAAATAAAACAGAGCAGATACTTGAACAAATAAAAAAACAGAGAAGCCGCAGCAGGGTTATTGCTGCTGAGGAAGAAAGGATAGAACTGGTAATTTTTTCTCTTGCAAAAGATTATTATGCTTTTTACGGAACCAATGTAAAAGAAATTCTGCCTTATGAAAAAATTACCTATGTTCCCGGCTGTCCCGATTTTATCACAGGCATTATAAATATCAGGGGTGATATTGAATCTGTTATAAGCATTCATAAACTCATGGGAATTCCAGAAAAAAAACCTGATAAAAATTTTCGAATTATAATGGGTGTGCATCAAGATATTCTTTCAGGAATCCTGGTTGATTCTGTTGAAGATGTTATAGAAGTACCTTTAACCTATATTAAACATCCTATTTCAACACTTGATAAAAAAATAAAGGATTTTACTGTTGGCGGAGAAATGATCTATGAAAATAAATATGTAAATATCCTTGATATTGGCAAATTATTCAGCATATTAATCCAATGA